The Benincasa hispida cultivar B227 chromosome 11, ASM972705v1, whole genome shotgun sequence genome has a segment encoding these proteins:
- the LOC120091640 gene encoding homeobox-leucine zipper protein HOX11-like, which produces MELGLRLGNDQNPPPPPSSSSHPTPLHFSLSFSSILQPCNEHQPHNHKHQNHLLPLSLNSSPPPAATSRRSSQTEGSEGAGVFTEVISGAAADDEGGGELGRSNGIVWSIRNNREEREEEEDEEEEETNLGSRKKLRLTRQQSAFLEESFKQHHTLYPKQKLEVARRLNLRPRQVEVWFQNRRARTKLKQTEVECEYLKKYCATLTQQNTKLQKELQDLRALKTTHSLFMHSPATTLTLCASCERAAATPNSR; this is translated from the exons ATGGAGTTGGGTTTGAGATTAGGAAATGATCAAAaccctcctcctcctccttcttcttcttcacaccCAACACCTCTtcatttttccctttctttttcctccATTCTTCAACCATGTAATGAACATCAACCCCACAATCACAAACACCAAAACCACCTCCTTCCCCTTTCTCTTAATTCTTCTCCGCCGCCCGCCGCCACCTCCCGTCGATCTTCTCAAACCG AAGGATCAGAAGGAGCAGGTGTCTTTACAGAGGTGATAAGCGGAGCAGCGGCGGACGACGAGGGTGGAGGAGAATTGGGAAGATCAAATGGAATAGTTTGGTCAATAAGAAATAATAGGGAAgaaagagaggaggaagaagatgaagaagaagaagaaacgaaTTTGGGTAGCAGAAAAAAATTGAGGCTTACAAGACAACAATCGGCGTTTCTTGAAGAAAGCTTCAAACAACACCATACGCTTTACCCT AAGCAAAAGCTAGAAGTTGCAAGAAGACTGAATCTTCGTCCTCGTCAAGTAGAAGTTTGGTTTCAAAACAGACGAGCaag AACGAAGCTGAAGCAAACAGAAGTAGAGTGTGAATACTTGAAGAAATATTGCGCAACATTGACCCAACAAAACACAAAGCTTCAAAAGGAACTTCAAGATTTGAGAGCTTTAAAAACTACCCATTCTCTCTTCATGCACTCTCCCGCCACCACTCTCACCTTGTGCGCGTCTTGTGAACGCGCCGCCGCAACCCCAAACTCCCGCTGA
- the LOC120091639 gene encoding germin-like protein subfamily 3 member 4, whose translation MSHPKFSIQHTHNTMKNPSSASSLIFLLLFVLFACLGISVADSNNVFDTCPTATDRIEFINGYHCKSPTLVTTSDFNSAKLTGPINSDDQFNLLVKIVTAADFPGLNTLGLSISRTDLGTDAIISPHSHPRATEMFFLNQGIVLAGFIDTRNQLFQTILKAGDVIVFPKGLLHFCLNSGYEPAISFSVYNSQNPGVVNINGAMFDPADSSHFIDKFLKRLKALSSQSNFKFNPNVTLPRYTSL comes from the exons ATGTCTCATCCAAAATTCTCAATTCAACACACACATAACACAATGAAGAACCCATCATCAGCTTCTTCCTTAATTTTCCTTCTCCTGTTTGTGTTGTTTGCTTGTCTTGGAATCTCAGTAGCAGATTCTAATAATGTCTTTGACACTTGTCCAACAGCCACAGACAGAATTGAGTTCATCAATGGCTACCATTGCAAAAGCCCCACCCTTGTTACAACTTCCGACTTCAACTCAGCAAAGTTAACCGGACCGATCAACTCCGATGATCAGTTCAACTTGTTGGTGAAGATCGTCACTGCTGCTGATTTCCCTGGTCTGAATACATTGGGGCTTTCTATTTCTAGAACTGATTTGGGTACAGACGCGATCATTTCTCCTCACTCACACCCGAGAGCCACCGAGATGTTCTTTCTGAACCAAG GTATTGTTTTAGCTGGATTCATTGACACCAGGAACCAACTGTTTCAGACTATTCTAAAAGCAGGCGATGTGATTGTATTTCCAAAAGGATTGTTGCACTTCTGTTTGAATTCAGGTTACGAGCCTGCCATAAGTTTCTCTGTGTATAATAGTCAGAATCCAGGAGTCGTGAACATCAATGGCGCCATGTTCGATCCTGCTGATTCAAGTCATTTCATAGACAAGTTCCTTAAGAGACTAAAAGCTCTTTCTTCacaatcaaatttcaaattcaacccAAATGTGACTCTTCCCAGATACACAAGTTTGTAA